CTGCTCGGTAGATATCCCGCACGATGTACTCCGGACATCCGTAGAGGGGTGTCATCCAGGGCTGGTCGAACAGGCTGGCGGGATATGCGATGTCGTGAATGATCTCTTCGATCCCGAGACCGCGATTCAATCGCTCCACGACTTCCTTGCGCAGGTAGCGGAGCGCTTCGGCGGTCTTTCGCAGGATCGTCTGGATTCGCTCGGGCTCTTCGAGCGGCGGACCAAATTCCATGATGACGAGCTGCGGCTCGAGATCGGCCAACCGCTCGAGGGTTTCCGCCCATCGCACCGGGTCGCGCAGGCTCCGAAGGGGCGTACCGACGTTTGGGATACTGGGCGTGACGGCCGCACCCCCGTACAAGATGTGCTTCTCCGGAAACCAGATTGCAACCGCATCATCGGTCTCGGAGGGTGCCCAGAGAACCTGGAGGCGGTTCTCGCCCGAACCGAGATGGAGTTCCTCTCGAAAGGTCTCGTTGGGCATGCGGATGGGCAAAGGGCCCTTCACACCGCCCCGTGGAACCCGAAACTGCAGTTCGATGAAGTAGCGCTGGAGCCCCTCGGTTTCGAGGTATCGATTCCAGCGCCGGACCAGGTTTTCGTGGGCAATCGTGCGCGGCGGGGGATCTCCGCGGCGAGCAGCATCCAGGGTCCATGTCCCGATCGCGCCGTTGTAGCCGAGATGTCCGTGGCTATGGACGATCGCGTGAACGGGAGCGTCGCTGATCTCGCGTAGGCTCGCGATCATCTGGCGAGCCTGGGATTCATTCTGGCCCGTATCGACCTGGATGATTCCGTCAGGTGTCTCCACACTCAGGGCGTTGCCCATCCCGCCCACGACGTGGATCCCGGGCGAGAGGGTTCCGGTAAAGGATGGTGCGGTAGCGGGGTTGCCTGCATCCGCGCGAGTGCCGGCTTTTTTTCGATCGGTCACGTCGAATTCCTCCAAGTAGATGCCTGCGGCGCCACGTCGCAAGATCGGCCCTGACTCATCGCACGACATCTTTCCTGATGTCGGACGTCAGATTCGCCGGGCCATCGAAGTGTACTCACGCTCGCTCCAGAAGACCTTGCCGGCGGCATGAGATAGCTGTTGGCTGAGCGAGCGGTATTCGTGATCCTCTCTGTCAGCGGAGCAAGCAGGCCTCTCCTACCCAGGGAGCACCAATGCAACACGAGCGAAGATCCGAATCCCTCAGCCGCCGCGGGTTCATCCAGTACATGGCGATGCTGGCGGTGGGCGGGCGCACCCTGATGAGCTGCGGCGACGGCAGGGCCGCAATCTACGCCGCGCGTGAGGCTGGCGGTTCCGCGGCGATCTGGCCGGAGATGACCTACCGCAGGCTGGGCCGTACGAACTTCAATGCCAGTCGCCTCGTCTTCGGATGCGGGGCGGCCTTGATGTTCCGCCAGAAGGACGCCCTGTTGAATGCGGCCTTCGACGCGGGCATCAACGTCTTCGACGTGGGCTACCGCGGGTACTACCGCGACGCGGAACAACATCTGGCCCCGTTCATCGGCAAGGTCCGCGACAAGGTATTCCTGATCTCCAAGGCCCCTGCGGACCTCGAAGCGGAGCCCGACGAAGCCATCACTGTCCAGCAGGCGAAACAGGCTGCGGCAAGCTGGGGTAAGCGACTCGATGCCAGCCTCGGCGAACTCCAGGTCGAGCACGTGAACGCCTACTACCTGATGGCGTCCTACAACCCGTCCTTGATCGCCAGTGAGGAGATCTACCGGACCTTCCAGGACGCCAAGCAGGCGGGCAAGGTGACCCATCTCGGTCTCAGCACCCACCGCAATGCAGAGAAGGTGCTTCTAACCGCCGCGGGTACCGGTTGGTACGACCTCGCGATGATCGCGATCACTCCTGGTGGCTGGTACGACTGGGAGAGCAAGAGCGTGCTCGAGGGTTCGAAGCCGATGACGGGCCTGCAACCCGTACTCGCGAAGGCACGCGAGGCGGGCATCGGGCTGGTGGGCATGAAGGCGGCTCGTCATCTGGCGGGCCTCCCGATCCTCGGATGGTGGAAGAAGCTCGACGCGTTCAACGAGTACTACGATGAGAAACTCATGGCCGCCTCGCTCTCCAGCTTCCAACGCAGCTACGCCTACGTCCTGGCCCACGGTCTCGACGTGGTCAATGCAGACATGGGCTCGCTGGCGCATCTGCAGGAGAATGTCGTGGCGGCGACGAATTCGCCGACCTACTTCGTCTGATCTCATGCTGAGTGTCCCCTAGGGGACGACATCCTCCCGGGCTCACCCGATACCTCTAACCTCACGTACTAGTGTGGTATTATCAACCCAATGAAGAGTGGCACAATTCTCTGGCTGCTCGCCTCGGTCACCCTGTTCGCAGGCTCGGCCGCTGCCGGCGACGCCGTCCTCATCTGCCACGGGGACGACTGCGAGGTCGTCCGGCCTGGTGGGACTTCGTCCGGCGGCGGCTTCACGAAGGCTGGGCCTCCCGCTTCCACGACGAACACGGTGGAGCGGCGACCCATCTACGTGTATCCCAGCGTCGGCTACCGCCGACACGTCAGTGGCCACGTCCATCACCACCACCATGGGTGCGGGCACCACTACCGGCCGAGCTACCCCTACGTCTACGGGCGCCACTACAGCTACCCGCGGACCTACCGGTACGGCCGTGTGCATCGCGACGGCTATGGCCGTCAACCTGCACGCCGCCACTCCTACCGAGGAATCCGCCACAGACGCGGCTCCTCAGCGGGGCGGCGCTACCGTAACTAGCTGGGCTCCGCCTCCGGACCGGCACACCCGCGACTAGCTGGGCTTCGCCTCGGGTTCCCGACGCAGCTTGCAGGCGCGGGCCGCGAGCGGGCTGCATTTGCAGGCCTCCCCCGTTCCCCCGCAGCTGCCCTTGAGGCGCTTGCCCTGAACGATCACGCCGAGAGACATACCGACCGTCACGAGTCCGAAGACCACGAGGGTGGCGAGGAAAGTTGCCATATCGGGAGTCTACCGGGTCTGCTCCCCGGCGACATGAAGGCGCGGGAAGGGCCCTGTGGTCCGGGTCTCATAGCTGCCCGACGCGGTGCGCAGGATGAAGTAGGCGGCGATCTTCATCTCGTCTGCAACGGCCGGTCCCTCTTCCGGCCCCAGCACCGTCAGAGCCGTCGCCCAGGCATCGGCGCTGGCGGCGTCCTGATGCACGACGCTGACCGAGGCGAGAGCATGCGATACGGGGCGGCCAATGCGCGGATCGACGATATGGGTGAGCCGCTCGCCCTCCTGCTCGTAGAAACTGCGGTAGTCACCGGAAGTCGCCATGGACTGATCGCGTAGCTCGACGACGGCGTGGACGGCCCGGCCGTCGGGCTCCGGGCGTTCGATGGCGAGGCGCCATGGACCGCCTCCGGGGCGTTCGCCGCGGGCACGAACCTCTCCGCCGACCTCGACCAGGAAGCGCTCGTGGCCGAGTTCCGAGAGCGCCCGGGCGACCTCGTCCACACCGAAGCCCTTGGCGACGGCGGAGAGATCGACCTCCAGCCGCGGGTGCTGCTTCTGGGCGGTCCCTCCGACGGGATCGAGGTCGAGGCGTTCGTAGCCGACGCGCGCGCGGAGCTCCGCCAGCTCCGCATCGATCGGGCCGGCGCCGGGAACCCGCGCTCCAGCGCCGAAGCCCCACGCGGCGACGAGCGGTCGCACGGTGACGTCGAACGCCCCGCCTGTCGCTTCGCTCACCTCCTGGGCGAGAGCCATGACGCGAAGTGTTTCGGCTGAGAGCCGAAACGGATCGGTGCTCAAATGGGCGTTGAAGCGCGAGAGCCCAGAATCGGGATCCCAGGTCGACATCGCCGCGTTGACCGCGTCGAGCCGGGCTTGCACCGCCTGGCGCGCATTCGGATCCGGCCGGGTGAGCGTGACCGACCAGGTGGTCCCCATCGTCTGGCCCGCGAGCAGCGTCTGCCTGGGCGCTTCGCACCAGAGCATGCGCGCGGTCAACGCCAGGAGAACGAGCAGGAAGATCGGTAGAAGACGCTTGGCTCGGGGCGTCAGCGCCTCGGGTCGAGGCGTTTGCCTAGCCTCCGAAATCGTCGGACATGACGTTTTCGGGTTCGACGCCCAGATCGTCGAGCATCTTCTTGCAGGCGTCGATCATCATCGGCGGGCCACACAGGTAGTACTCGATCTCTTCCGGCTCGGGATGATCCTTCAGGTAGTTGTCGAAGAGCACCTGATGGATGAAGCCCGTCAGGCCCGTCCAGTTGTCCTCGGGCTGCGGCTCGGAGAGTGCGAGATACCACTCGAAATTCTCGTTCTCCGAGGAAATCGCATCGAAGTGCTCGATGTAGAACGCCTCGCGCAGGGAACGTGCGCCGTACCAGAAGGTGACCTTGCGATCGGCGTGCAAGCGACGGAATTGATCGAAGATGTGGGAGCGCATCGGCGCCATGCCCGCGCCGCCGCCGATGAAGCACATCTCGTTGCCGGTTTCGCGGGCGAAGAAGTCGCCGTAGGGACCCGAGATCACGACCTCATCGCCGGGCTTCAAGTTGAAGATGTAGGAGGACATCTGGCCCGGCGGAACGTCGGGGGCGTTCGGCGGCGGCGAGGCGATGCGGACATTCAACATGATGATGTCCTTCTCGTCGGGGTAACTGGCCATCGAGTAGGCCCGGGAGACCTCGTCATCCACCTTCGACTCGTATCGCCAGAGGTTGAACTTGTCCCAATCGCCCCGGTACTCCTCCTCCACGTCGATGTCGCTGTATTTGACGACGTGGGGCGGGCACTCGATCTGGATGTAGCCGCCCGCTCGGAAGGGAACCTCTTCGCCTTCCGGCAGTTCGAGAACCAGCTCCTTGATGAACGTCGCCACGTTGTAGTTGGAGCGAACGCGGCACTTCCATTTGCGGACGTCGAAGACCTCCGCCGGAAGCCCGATCTCCATATCCTCCTTCACCTTCACCTGGCAAGCCAGGCGCTCTCCCGCCCGGGCTTCCTTCGAGGTGATGTGAGAGGTCTCGGTGGGAAGCAGCGCACCGCCCCCCGATTCGACGTGACAGCGGCACACACCGCAGGTGCCCTTCCCGCCGCAGGCCGACGGAATGAAGATGTTGTTTGCGGCGAGGGTCGAGAGCAGGGTATCGCCTGCACTCACCTCCAGGGCTTTGGAATCGTCACCGTTGATCCCAACCCGAACCTTGCCACCGGGTGAGAGGTAGGCCTTCACGACCAGGAGAATCACCGTCAGCAGGACGATGATGACGGTGAAGCCAACCATTCCGAAGACGACGGTATTCAAGAGACGCTCCCGTTCCCAGCTCGAGCTGCTAGAGCTGGATACCCGAGAAGGACATGAAGGCAATCGCCATCAGTCCAACTGTGATGAAGGTGATGCCCAGGCCACGCAGCGGAGCGGGGACGTCGTTGTATCGCAGGCGCTCACGCACCGCGGCCAACGCAACGATCGCCAATGCCCAACCGATACCCGAGCCAATGCCGAAGACCGTGGCCTCGCCAAGCGTGTAATCGCGCTGAACCATGAAGAGCGCGCCACCCAGAATCGCGCAATTCACCGCGATCAGCGGCAGAAAGACGCCTAGTGTGCCGTATAGCGCCGGCGCGAAGCGGTCGATCACCATCTCGACGATCTGGGTCATCGCGGCAATCGTCCCGATCAACACGAGGTAGCTCAGGAACGAGAGGTTCACGTTCTCGCCGCCGGGCAGCCAGGAAAGCGCACCCTCTTCCAGGAAGCTTTTGACCAGAATCTGGTTCAGGGGCATCGTCAGCCCCAACACGAAGATGACCGCAGCGCCCAGGCCGATCGCGGTCTCCACCTTCCGCGAGACGGCCAGGAAGGAGCACATGCCCAGGAAGTAGGCCAGGGCCATGTTCTCGACGAAGATCGCTTTCGTGGCGAGGCTGAGATAGTGCTCGAGCATCAGCGCAACTCACTATCGTGGGCGGTTTCGAGCAGACCCACGTGGAATTCTTCTTCCACCTGCTCCGGCCGGAAAGCCCTGACGGCCCAGATGAAGCACCCGATGAGGATGAACGCCGCCGGGGCCAGCACCATCAGACCATTAGGCACGTACCAGCCACCCTCAGAAACGGTGAGGAAGATCGTCTTCCCGAAGAGCTTCCCGGAGCCGAGGAGTTCCCGGACAACGGCTACGACGATCAGTACGAGGCCGTATCCCGCACCGTTTCCAATCGCATCGAGAAAACTCGGCCAGGGTTTGTTCTGCATCGCGAAGGCTTCGGCCCGGCCCATGATGATGCAGTTGGTGATGATCAGGCCGACGAAGACCGAGAGCTGCAGGCTGATGTCGTAGAGGAAGGCCCGAAGAAACTGGTCGGCAATCATCACCATCGAGGCGATGATCGTCAGCTGGGCGATGATGCGAACGCTTCCGGGGATCTGTTTGCGAAGGACGCTCACCGAGACCGACGAAGCCGCCAGCACGAAGATCACGGCCAGCGTCATCACGATGGCATTCTTCAGCTGGGTCGTGACAGCCAGGGCAGAGCAGATGCCGAGCACCTGGAGCCCGATCGGATTGTTGTCGATCAACGGATCGAGCAGGATTTCCCGTGTCGTGCTCATCCCATCTCTCCCTGCTTGCGAAGCTGGGCCAGGTAGGGGCCGAAGCCACTCCTTCCGAGCCAGAACTTCAGCATGTTCGTCACGCCGTTGGATGTGAGCGTGGCACCGGAAAGGCCATCGACCCGGAAGGGATCCTCGTTGGGGGAACCCACCGCGCCCTTCGCAACGCTGATCTGCGGGGCACCCTTGGCATCGAAGACCTGTCGGCCTGGCCAGCGCGCCTTCCAACGCACGTTGTCGACCTCACCACCGAGCCCGGGCGTTTCCCCATGGGAATAGAAGGTGATGCCCTTGACCGTCTGGAGGTCCGCTTCGATGGCGATGTAGCCGTAGAGAGTAGACCAGAGCCCGTAGCCTTCGATCGGGAGAACGAATCCCGTGACCTCGTCGCCATCCTTGATCAGGTAGACCACTGCGTGGTTCGGAACCCGTCGCACCTTGGCGCGATTGGTTTCCGCCGGGCGGCTTTGCTGCGGATCCTTCGCCGCTTTTCGCTGATCGAAGGAGAGCGGATCGATGCCCTCCACCACCTGGCCTGTGAGCATATCGACCACGACGGCTTCGAGGCCTGTCTCGAAACGCCCGTTC
This bacterium DNA region includes the following protein-coding sequences:
- a CDS encoding MBL fold metallo-hydrolase, which translates into the protein MSCDESGPILRRGAAGIYLEEFDVTDRKKAGTRADAGNPATAPSFTGTLSPGIHVVGGMGNALSVETPDGIIQVDTGQNESQARQMIASLREISDAPVHAIVHSHGHLGYNGAIGTWTLDAARRGDPPPRTIAHENLVRRWNRYLETEGLQRYFIELQFRVPRGGVKGPLPIRMPNETFREELHLGSGENRLQVLWAPSETDDAVAIWFPEKHILYGGAAVTPSIPNVGTPLRSLRDPVRWAETLERLADLEPQLVIMEFGPPLEEPERIQTILRKTAEALRYLRKEVVERLNRGLGIEEIIHDIAYPASLFDQPWMTPLYGCPEYIVRDIYRAETGWWDRNPTHLHPAHPDEAGAAILSAIRDRGLVLDRARSLAAEGKTQLALHVIDILALAPGDAPELASARALKAELCNELADQTPSFVSRSLYLSAARIIAKGAPAPTGVR
- a CDS encoding aldo/keto reductase, with translation MQHERRSESLSRRGFIQYMAMLAVGGRTLMSCGDGRAAIYAAREAGGSAAIWPEMTYRRLGRTNFNASRLVFGCGAALMFRQKDALLNAAFDAGINVFDVGYRGYYRDAEQHLAPFIGKVRDKVFLISKAPADLEAEPDEAITVQQAKQAAASWGKRLDASLGELQVEHVNAYYLMASYNPSLIASEEIYRTFQDAKQAGKVTHLGLSTHRNAEKVLLTAAGTGWYDLAMIAITPGGWYDWESKSVLEGSKPMTGLQPVLAKAREAGIGLVGMKAARHLAGLPILGWWKKLDAFNEYYDEKLMAASLSSFQRSYAYVLAHGLDVVNADMGSLAHLQENVVAATNSPTYFV
- a CDS encoding FAD:protein FMN transferase → MLWCEAPRQTLLAGQTMGTTWSVTLTRPDPNARQAVQARLDAVNAAMSTWDPDSGLSRFNAHLSTDPFRLSAETLRVMALAQEVSEATGGAFDVTVRPLVAAWGFGAGARVPGAGPIDAELAELRARVGYERLDLDPVGGTAQKQHPRLEVDLSAVAKGFGVDEVARALSELGHERFLVEVGGEVRARGERPGGGPWRLAIERPEPDGRAVHAVVELRDQSMATSGDYRSFYEQEGERLTHIVDPRIGRPVSHALASVSVVHQDAASADAWATALTVLGPEEGPAVADEMKIAAYFILRTASGSYETRTTGPFPRLHVAGEQTR
- a CDS encoding NADH:ubiquinone reductase (Na(+)-transporting) subunit F — its product is MVGFTVIIVLLTVILLVVKAYLSPGGKVRVGINGDDSKALEVSAGDTLLSTLAANNIFIPSACGGKGTCGVCRCHVESGGGALLPTETSHITSKEARAGERLACQVKVKEDMEIGLPAEVFDVRKWKCRVRSNYNVATFIKELVLELPEGEEVPFRAGGYIQIECPPHVVKYSDIDVEEEYRGDWDKFNLWRYESKVDDEVSRAYSMASYPDEKDIIMLNVRIASPPPNAPDVPPGQMSSYIFNLKPGDEVVISGPYGDFFARETGNEMCFIGGGAGMAPMRSHIFDQFRRLHADRKVTFWYGARSLREAFYIEHFDAISSENENFEWYLALSEPQPEDNWTGLTGFIHQVLFDNYLKDHPEPEEIEYYLCGPPMMIDACKKMLDDLGVEPENVMSDDFGG
- the nqrE gene encoding NADH:ubiquinone reductase (Na(+)-transporting) subunit E, coding for MLEHYLSLATKAIFVENMALAYFLGMCSFLAVSRKVETAIGLGAAVIFVLGLTMPLNQILVKSFLEEGALSWLPGGENVNLSFLSYLVLIGTIAAMTQIVEMVIDRFAPALYGTLGVFLPLIAVNCAILGGALFMVQRDYTLGEATVFGIGSGIGWALAIVALAAVRERLRYNDVPAPLRGLGITFITVGLMAIAFMSFSGIQL
- a CDS encoding NADH:ubiquinone reductase (Na(+)-transporting) subunit D, with translation MSTTREILLDPLIDNNPIGLQVLGICSALAVTTQLKNAIVMTLAVIFVLAASSVSVSVLRKQIPGSVRIIAQLTIIASMVMIADQFLRAFLYDISLQLSVFVGLIITNCIIMGRAEAFAMQNKPWPSFLDAIGNGAGYGLVLIVVAVVRELLGSGKLFGKTIFLTVSEGGWYVPNGLMVLAPAAFILIGCFIWAVRAFRPEQVEEEFHVGLLETAHDSELR
- a CDS encoding Na(+)-translocating NADH-quinone reductase subunit C, with amino-acid sequence MEHSTRHTVIFTTLLCVAFSVVVSTVAVSLHDRQEENKRLDRIKNVLGVAGLAKPGEDLSPDELNGRFETGLEAVVVDMLTGQVVEGIDPLSFDQRKAAKDPQQSRPAETNRAKVRRVPNHAVVYLIKDGDEVTGFVLPIEGYGLWSTLYGYIAIEADLQTVKGITFYSHGETPGLGGEVDNVRWKARWPGRQVFDAKGAPQISVAKGAVGSPNEDPFRVDGLSGATLTSNGVTNMLKFWLGRSGFGPYLAQLRKQGEMG